The following nucleotide sequence is from Acetivibrio cellulolyticus CD2.
ATCATGGTCATTAAAGTCATTGGCCAATAGAGCCCACACCTTATACCCGTTGCCATGAGCCCAATCCACATATTTGGCATAAGCTCTGTTAATTAGTTCTCCTTCGGCATTCTTTAGCTGAAACCATGTAGGAGATATTACGTCAAGACCTTCTATATTATCCATGTCAGAGAGATCATCCCTTCTTTGGTATATCTGGTCCCACACCAAATTTACCTTACCCTTTTCAGGTTTCCAATCAGACTTATTGCCTCCCTCTTCAGCCATCTCTTCTGTTACCAATGACTTTACCTCAACAAACCTTTTTTCAATATATCCGATGGCTCCATCCCAGGTCCTGACCTTATACCATTTGTCATACTCCCCAAATACCCTCATTTCTTTCTCAACACTGTTTGCTGAATTCATATCAAGTTTCCTGATTATTGGGTACCTTATTGTATGTCCCTTCCTTATAAGCGCATCAGGACTTATTGGTTGTGCAACCTGTTTGTCTTTATTCTTATAATCAATAATAATAACGTTGCTGCTTTCAACATAAGAAATATCAATACCATAAAGATCTGATAAAAATTCAATGGGAACATAGACTTGTCCACTTTCTTTTATAACCGGTATCTTCAATTTCATTGGCTTATTGTTTACAAGAGCATCCAGACTGTCGGTCTTCATCCTTATAACTCTATTCTCAGTGGTTACTGAAACTATATTCAAAGCCTCATCCCAGTATATATTTTTATCAAAATACTTCTTTACAACACTAAAGGGCAGCAATATCTCCCCCTTAACAATTTTCGGTTCCTGGGCGGACACATCCTGTTCCCCTTCTATCACCAAAACAAGTTTTCCCTCATCAAAAGCAGGTATTACTTCATCATTAGGCTTAAAATAATGGTAGTAGGTATAAAAAGCTGCACCTGCCAAAATTCCTGTTATGAGTATCATCCAAAATAAAACTTTAGTCGCCCTATTCAAATTTAGCCCCCCTGCACTTTTATAAGAAAAACAAAACATAAAACCTATTTGCACAATATTATACTATAAAATTTCTAATACCTATATGGTAAAAAACAGGAGGCCACTTCTGACCTCCTGCTTATCAATCATCATTATTCAGCAATTTAAAACATACCATCTATTCTTCAAATATTTTGCTCGGTATACTCGCCTTTAAAGTCTTCATTATTTTCTCATCAGGTTGAAAGTATATTAGTGATCTCTTACCACCATTATTAACCATTACAAAGTAAACATCAGGAGAATCCATCGAAGACACAGATTTAATTTGAGTAGGTACTGTAGCTATTGATTCGTTAAATTTTTTACTTGAAACCTTCGCCATTATCTCAATATCCTTACAATCTGCAGTAATTAATTTCTTCCTTTTTCTCCGGTTAATTATTTTATCAATGTCAATTTCGCCGTTTGTTATGGAGTATTCATATTCAACATTAAAGGAGCCTATCAAATACCAATCTCCAACTATTAATCCAGCAGTAAGAAGAAGCACTATTCCACGAGGACCGAGAAGCAACGAAGCCATTACTACCACAATAATTGAAATAAAAATTATCATAGCAGATAATATGTACTCCCTTGGGCCCTTTTTCCTAGAAACAATCTTCTCTACAAATATATCCATCTTCTTCCTCCATAAATTTTAGAAATCACAGGTACTTTATTATTTTATCCTCAAACTCATTATAAATCAATGGCTTATACAAAACATCCAGCCTGTTAAAAACATGTTCAAACTCTTTAGCCTGCTGATATACGATAGGTAGTATCAACAGCACTTCTACCTGCGGAAATTCTGCTTTAATATTTTCAATAAGATTTGCAACTTCATCATCCATTTTACTTGAATCGAATATTATAAATTTAGGCTTTTCTTCAGATAGAAATCCAAAGTAAAACTTGAAGTTATTAATCACATCGAAATTTTCTGCACCTAATTTTACTAAATTTTCTCTAATATCATAGCTCTCATCAATATCAGAGCTAAAGATCGCGAATTTAGTGTCAAATGTTGATTCTGTTTTTTTATATTCCCTTAGTGAACTAAAATATGCCTTTTCCAGTTTTCCTATTTCAATATTTAGGTTTATTGAATAGTCCCCGGATATTTCTATAAACTGCACCCCATAAATAAATCCTTGATTTTCAGAAGTCTGCTTCCTCAATATTTGAGCTTTGGATTTAACGCAAATTCCAGACTCAAATGAAATAGCAAGCTCAACAATATCATTCATTTTCAAATCCGCTTTAACAACGACCATAGCGCCGCCCTTGCTTAAATTCATGACCTTGCCCGTATACCATTGATTACTATTTGCCTCATCATCGTTAGGGCTACTTTTCTTCATTTCTGAATTCAAGTCTACTTCAAAGCGTATGTACTTTCTTAAATTATAATACTTCTTTGCCTCAAGAAATTTAATAGTAACGGTAGCCGGGCTTTTCTGACTAATATCAGCTACTTCTCCGTCTATAAGATATTCATAACCCTGCTTTTGAAATTTCAAACATACTTTATATCCTATTTCTACCGCAGCTGAGCCAGATATTATATCTACACTGTCATAGCCGCTGAATAAAACAGGATACACTGTCCAAACATCATTACATTGAAACTTTGCCCTAATAAGATTTATATACTGAACGATATTGAATAATTCATCCTTACTGACAGTTATTACACTCATAAACTATCTCCTTTAAGGTAAATTATCTTGCTGGTGCTTTTTAACATTGTAAAGCTTTCACAGTGTTAAAAATGCAGTTTCTATGTTCTAAACCTATGACTTACTAAAGTTAATTGTGTTATGATGCACTAAAAAGAATTGAAATCACTCATAATAATATTTTATACTTAATTTTGCGTTATGTGAAGTACAAAATCAAAAAATGAATAACAAGAGAGGAGACCAAATTATTCCATTGGTCTCCTCCCGTTATCTTAAGTTATCTTTTCGGATTAGTACATTCCGCCCATTCCGCCCATTCCACCTGGCATTCCTGCAGGCATTGGAGCTTCTTTTTCAGGCTTATCAGCAACAACTGACTCAGTTGTAAGAACCATGGATGCAACTGATGCTGCATTCTGCAATGCTGATCTTGTAACTTTTGCTGGGTCAACTATACCAGTTTCCAACATGTTAACATATTTTTCGTTCAAAGCATCAAATCCAGTTCCAACTGGGCTGTTCTTGAGCTTTTCAACTATAACTGAACCTTCAAGACCTGCATTAGCAGCAATCTGTCTTACTGGCTCTTCTAATGCCCTAAGGATTATCTGAACACCAGTCTTTTCATCACCAGTTACTGTGTCTAATAATTTTGCTACCTTTGGAATAGCATTTATTAATGCTGTTCCTCCACCTGCTACTATACCTTCTTCAACAGCAGCTTTTGTAGCAGCTAAAGCATCTTCTATTCTCAATTTCTTTTCTTTCATTTCTGTTTCAGTTGCAGCACCAACCTGGATAACTGCTACACCGCCAGAGAGTTTTGCAAGTCTTTCCTGCAATTTTTCTCTATCAAAGTCAGATGTTGTTTCTTCGATCTGTGCTTTGATTGATGCAATTCTCTTCTTGAGTTCGTCTTGGCTTCCTGCACCGTCAACGATAATTGTATTTTCTTTTTGAACCTTGATTTGTCTTGCTCTACCAAGCTGTTCAAGAGTAGTTTCCTTTAATTCCAATCCAACTTCTTCAGTGATAACTTCTCCACCTGTTAATATTGCTATATCCTGAAGCATAGCTTTTCTTCTGTCACCAAAACCTGGTGCTTTAACAGCTACGCAAGTAAATGTTCCTCTTAATTTGTTAACAACCAATGTACCAAGAGCTTCGCCTTCAACATCTTCAGCGATGATAACAAGTTTCTTACCTTGCTGAACGATTTGTTCCAATATTGGAAGAATTTCTTGGATATTGCTGATCTTCTTGTCTGTGATCAATATATATGGATCATCTAAAACAGCTTCCATTTTTTCTGTATCAGTAATCATGTAAGCTGATACATAACCTCTATCAAACTGCATACCTTCAACTACTTCGAGGTTTGTTCCCATAGTCTTTGATTCTTCAACAGTTATAACACCGTCGTTTGTTACTTTTTCCATAGCATCTGCGATGAGGTTTCCTATAACTTCATCGTTAGCTGAAATTGAAGCAACTCTTGCGATGTCTTCTTTTCCTTTGATCTTCTGGCTTACTTCCTTGATACCTTCAACTGCTGAGTCAACAGCTTTTGAGATACCTTTTCTGATTATCATTGGGTTTGCACCTGCAGCAACATTCTTTAATCCTTCTCTAACCATAGCTTGTGCAAGAAGTGTTGCAGTAGTAGTTCCGTCTCCTGCTACGTCATTTGTCTTTGTAGCAACTTCTTTAACTAACTGTGCACCCATATTTTCGAATGCATCTTCAAGTTCAATTTCTTTTGCTATTGTAACTCCATCGTTTGTAATCATTGGAGCACCGAACTTTTTATCTAAAACAACGTTTCTTCCTTTAGGTCCAAGTGTTACTTTTACTGTATC
It contains:
- a CDS encoding DUF6106 family protein gives rise to the protein MDIFVEKIVSRKKGPREYILSAMIIFISIIVVVMASLLLGPRGIVLLLTAGLIVGDWYLIGSFNVEYEYSITNGEIDIDKIINRRKRKKLITADCKDIEIMAKVSSKKFNESIATVPTQIKSVSSMDSPDVYFVMVNNGGKRSLIYFQPDEKIMKTLKASIPSKIFEE
- a CDS encoding glycosyl hydrolase family 18 protein; the encoded protein is MNRATKVLFWMILITGILAGAAFYTYYHYFKPNDEVIPAFDEGKLVLVIEGEQDVSAQEPKIVKGEILLPFSVVKKYFDKNIYWDEALNIVSVTTENRVIRMKTDSLDALVNNKPMKLKIPVIKESGQVYVPIEFLSDLYGIDISYVESSNVIIIDYKNKDKQVAQPISPDALIRKGHTIRYPIIRKLDMNSANSVEKEMRVFGEYDKWYKVRTWDGAIGYIEKRFVEVKSLVTEEMAEEGGNKSDWKPEKGKVNLVWDQIYQRRDDLSDMDNIEGLDVISPTWFQLKNAEGELINRAYAKYVDWAHGNGYKVWALLANDFNDHDMSSQLLNNTNYRDNLIKEVLAYSALYKLDGINIDFENMYNSDRDAFTQFVREITPFLKEQGLVVSVDVNDIECYDKKALSEVVDYVMYMSYDQHWRTSPIAGSVAQLTWVEERARGVIENENVPAEKLLLGIPFYTRLWTETTDEVGNKSLDSKALSMEDARNTVLTNNAKVEWDEESGQFYGQYQKENTINKIWLEEVNSINLKASLVHKYKLAGTCAWSSNFVATDIWGVLKQDLKEISNYQEWLNQNKDKKYVYK
- a CDS encoding PilZ domain-containing protein codes for the protein MSVITVSKDELFNIVQYINLIRAKFQCNDVWTVYPVLFSGYDSVDIISGSAAVEIGYKVCLKFQKQGYEYLIDGEVADISQKSPATVTIKFLEAKKYYNLRKYIRFEVDLNSEMKKSSPNDDEANSNQWYTGKVMNLSKGGAMVVVKADLKMNDIVELAISFESGICVKSKAQILRKQTSENQGFIYGVQFIEISGDYSINLNIEIGKLEKAYFSSLREYKKTESTFDTKFAIFSSDIDESYDIRENLVKLGAENFDVINNFKFYFGFLSEEKPKFIIFDSSKMDDEVANLIENIKAEFPQVEVLLILPIVYQQAKEFEHVFNRLDVLYKPLIYNEFEDKIIKYL
- the groL gene encoding chaperonin GroEL (60 kDa chaperone family; promotes refolding of misfolded polypeptides especially under stressful conditions; forms two stacked rings of heptamers to form a barrel-shaped 14mer; ends can be capped by GroES; misfolded proteins enter the barrel where they are refolded when GroES binds) yields the protein MAKEIKFGEEARKALESGVNKLADTVKVTLGPKGRNVVLDKKFGAPMITNDGVTIAKEIELEDAFENMGAQLVKEVATKTNDVAGDGTTTATLLAQAMVREGLKNVAAGANPMIIRKGISKAVDSAVEGIKEVSQKIKGKEDIARVASISANDEVIGNLIADAMEKVTNDGVITVEESKTMGTNLEVVEGMQFDRGYVSAYMITDTEKMEAVLDDPYILITDKKISNIQEILPILEQIVQQGKKLVIIAEDVEGEALGTLVVNKLRGTFTCVAVKAPGFGDRRKAMLQDIAILTGGEVITEEVGLELKETTLEQLGRARQIKVQKENTIIVDGAGSQDELKKRIASIKAQIEETTSDFDREKLQERLAKLSGGVAVIQVGAATETEMKEKKLRIEDALAATKAAVEEGIVAGGGTALINAIPKVAKLLDTVTGDEKTGVQIILRALEEPVRQIAANAGLEGSVIVEKLKNSPVGTGFDALNEKYVNMLETGIVDPAKVTRSALQNAASVASMVLTTESVVADKPEKEAPMPAGMPGGMGGMGGMY